One Methylomarinovum tepidoasis DNA window includes the following coding sequences:
- a CDS encoding adenine phosphoribosyltransferase, which translates to MTPDWQTRLREKIRDIPDFPKPGILFKDITPLVRDSATLRLALHHLIHPFVGAPITAVAGMEARGFIFGSLAAWELGVGFIPLRKPGKLPYDVQSVSYALEYGENTLEAHIDACGPGDRVLLVDDLLATGGTAKASCELVERLGAEVHALAFVIELDELGGRTQLAPYPVHSLLHF; encoded by the coding sequence ATGACCCCGGACTGGCAGACCCGGCTGCGGGAAAAAATCCGCGACATCCCCGACTTTCCCAAACCCGGGATTCTGTTCAAGGACATCACACCGCTGGTGCGCGATTCGGCGACCCTGCGCCTGGCGCTCCACCACCTCATCCACCCCTTCGTCGGCGCCCCGATCACCGCGGTGGCCGGTATGGAGGCACGGGGATTCATCTTCGGTAGCCTGGCGGCCTGGGAACTGGGGGTCGGCTTCATCCCCCTGCGCAAACCGGGCAAGCTCCCCTACGACGTCCAGAGCGTCTCCTACGCCCTGGAATACGGGGAAAACACGCTGGAGGCCCACATCGACGCCTGCGGCCCCGGCGACCGGGTGCTGCTGGTGGACGATCTGCTCGCCACCGGCGGCACCGCCAAGGCCAGCTGCGAGCTGGTAGAACGGCTGGGCGCCGAAGTGCACGCCCTCGCCTTTGTCATCGAGCTGGATGAACTAGGCGGCCGGACGCAGCTGGCGCCTTATCCGGTCCATAGCCTCTTACACTTCTAA
- the hpnH gene encoding adenosyl-hopene transferase HpnH, translating into MGIPLKQQAAVARYLVTQKLKGVKRYPLVLMLEPLFQCNLACAGCGKIDHPDEILKRRLSVEECLEAVDECGAPIVSIPGGEPLLHKEMPQIVEGIVARKKFVYLCTNALLLKKRMKDYTPSPYLTFSVHLDGLKERHDASVCQEGVFERAVDAIQEALARGFRVTVNCTLFQGESAEEIAEFLDFCNDLGIEAVTISPGFQYEKAPRQDVFIRNSETKELFRRLFRIGKEKKAKWRLNHSSFYLDFLAGNRAYSCTPWGNPTRNVFGWQKPCYFLADEGYAKTFKELMETTPWDKYGTSRNPKCANCMAHCGYEPTAVEDAMAHPLQAAWVALMGPRTEGPMVPDPEMARKAKEADSLAEAVE; encoded by the coding sequence ATGGGCATCCCATTGAAACAACAAGCCGCCGTCGCCCGCTATCTGGTCACGCAGAAACTCAAGGGGGTGAAGCGCTACCCGCTGGTGTTGATGCTCGAACCGCTGTTCCAGTGCAACCTGGCCTGCGCCGGTTGCGGCAAGATCGATCACCCCGATGAAATCCTCAAGCGCCGCCTGTCGGTGGAGGAGTGCCTGGAGGCGGTGGATGAGTGCGGCGCCCCCATCGTGTCCATTCCCGGTGGTGAGCCGCTGCTTCACAAGGAGATGCCCCAGATCGTCGAGGGCATCGTCGCCCGCAAAAAATTCGTCTATCTGTGCACCAACGCTCTCCTGCTCAAGAAGCGGATGAAGGATTACACCCCGTCGCCCTATCTGACCTTCTCGGTGCACCTCGACGGGTTGAAGGAACGCCACGACGCTTCCGTCTGTCAGGAAGGGGTGTTCGAGCGTGCCGTCGACGCCATCCAGGAGGCGCTGGCGCGCGGCTTCCGGGTCACGGTCAACTGTACCCTGTTCCAGGGTGAGTCGGCCGAGGAGATCGCCGAGTTCCTCGATTTCTGCAACGATCTTGGAATCGAGGCGGTGACCATCTCTCCGGGGTTCCAGTACGAAAAGGCGCCGCGCCAGGACGTCTTCATCCGCAATTCCGAAACCAAGGAACTGTTCCGGCGGTTGTTCCGCATCGGCAAGGAAAAGAAGGCCAAGTGGCGGTTGAACCACTCCTCCTTCTATCTCGATTTTCTCGCCGGCAACCGCGCCTACAGCTGTACCCCGTGGGGTAATCCCACCCGCAACGTGTTCGGCTGGCAGAAACCGTGCTATTTCCTCGCCGACGAAGGTTACGCCAAGACCTTCAAGGAGCTGATGGAAACCACGCCCTGGGACAAGTACGGCACTTCCAGGAATCCCAAGTGCGCCAACTGCATGGCCCACTGCGGTTACGAGCCCACGGCGGTGGAAGACGCCATGGCCCATCCCCTGCAGGCGGCCTGGGTGGCGCTGATGGGGCCGCGCACCGAAGGCCCGATGGTGCCGGACCCGGAAATGGCCCGCAAGGCCAAGGAGGCCGACTCCCTGGCCGAAGCGGTCGAATAA
- a CDS encoding phytoene/squalene synthase family protein, whose protein sequence is MNALNDAAFQAHLLEGVSRTFALTIPQLPEPVHQVVANGYLLCRIVDTIEDEPLLDRDAKRRFCERFVAVVQGRADAESFAQAFAAQLSEQTPPAEHELIRVIPRVIAITHGFSRDDREALATCVDIMGHGMADFQDRDLSRGLPTLQDMNRYCYYVAGVVGEMLTRVFCNYSQYIAQHRDEMMPLAVSFGQGLQMTNILKDVWTDLERGVCWLPRDIFQRHCFSLDKLRPGHNDPRFAAGLRDLIAIAHGHLRNALEYTLLIPEYETGLRDFCLWALGMAVLTLRRINAHPYYRHGDEVKISRRSVKATIVTTRVCHRHDDFLRALFALASRGLPGPAKAEWLDLSAIGAHPKPDHTHNRGPIHDPALRITTTPSRA, encoded by the coding sequence TTGAACGCGTTGAATGACGCGGCCTTTCAGGCCCATTTGCTCGAAGGGGTTTCTCGCACCTTCGCCCTGACGATCCCCCAGCTTCCCGAGCCGGTCCACCAAGTGGTCGCCAATGGCTACTTGTTGTGCCGCATCGTCGATACCATCGAGGACGAACCCCTGCTCGACCGTGACGCCAAGCGCCGATTCTGCGAACGTTTCGTCGCCGTGGTCCAGGGGCGGGCCGACGCCGAATCCTTCGCCCAGGCGTTCGCCGCCCAGCTCTCCGAGCAGACACCGCCGGCCGAACACGAGCTGATTCGGGTCATCCCCCGGGTCATCGCCATCACCCACGGTTTTTCCCGGGACGACCGCGAAGCGCTTGCCACCTGCGTGGACATCATGGGACACGGTATGGCCGACTTCCAGGATCGCGATTTGAGCCGCGGCCTGCCGACCCTACAGGACATGAACCGCTACTGTTACTACGTGGCCGGTGTCGTGGGCGAGATGCTGACCCGGGTGTTCTGCAACTATTCCCAGTACATCGCCCAGCACCGCGACGAAATGATGCCGCTGGCGGTTTCCTTCGGTCAGGGGCTGCAGATGACCAACATCCTCAAGGACGTCTGGACCGATCTGGAACGTGGGGTTTGCTGGCTGCCCCGAGATATCTTTCAGCGCCACTGCTTTTCCCTGGACAAACTCAGGCCCGGCCACAACGATCCCCGCTTCGCCGCCGGACTGCGGGATCTCATCGCCATCGCCCACGGCCATCTGCGCAACGCCCTGGAATACACCCTGCTGATTCCGGAATACGAAACCGGTTTGCGGGATTTCTGCCTGTGGGCCTTGGGAATGGCGGTGCTGACCCTGCGCAGGATCAATGCGCATCCCTATTACCGCCACGGGGACGAGGTCAAGATCTCGCGCCGCAGCGTCAAGGCCACCATCGTCACCACCCGCGTCTGCCACCGCCACGACGACTTTCTGCGCGCCCTGTTCGCCCTCGCCAGCCGTGGGCTACCGGGGCCGGCAAAGGCCGAATGGCTCGATCTAAGTGCCATCGGCGCCCATCCCAAACCCGATCATACCCATAACAGAGGCCCAATCCATGACCCAGCTCTCCGCATTACAACAACGCCAAGCCGCGCTTGA
- a CDS encoding DUF6781 family protein, whose protein sequence is MSQDNTHESKPQAGAEPPKADETPQAESQGQREEAMAQLEASVREAVTRGEDIRETVRRLTVEALSEGRLNAEEVRQVIESVLKGAGAGIEKHGSRAREALEEVLRGLEDGLIKAAEASKLALEEAAGRAQEFAEQDVKLALEQLRDLEQVYLDTLTEVAKRGSEQFRTILDDLVRHARNSGTAIGEYLADVMEDLPRKLQEAGEWGLKAVSESARVAGSQLAAIASGFLAGIADALDRQAKRLGGEDERRHKS, encoded by the coding sequence ATGAGCCAAGACAACACCCACGAATCGAAACCGCAAGCGGGCGCCGAGCCCCCCAAGGCGGATGAAACCCCTCAGGCCGAGTCCCAGGGGCAGCGCGAAGAAGCCATGGCCCAGCTGGAAGCCTCGGTGCGCGAGGCGGTAACCAGGGGGGAGGATATCCGTGAAACCGTCCGGCGTCTGACCGTCGAGGCCCTGTCCGAAGGCCGTCTGAATGCCGAGGAAGTGCGTCAGGTGATCGAATCGGTCCTGAAAGGAGCCGGGGCCGGGATCGAGAAGCACGGATCCCGGGCCCGGGAGGCATTGGAGGAAGTCCTGCGCGGTCTCGAGGACGGTCTCATCAAAGCGGCGGAGGCCTCCAAACTGGCGTTGGAGGAGGCTGCCGGCCGGGCACAGGAATTTGCCGAGCAGGATGTCAAACTGGCCCTGGAGCAGTTGCGCGATCTGGAACAGGTCTATCTCGACACCCTCACCGAGGTAGCGAAACGGGGGTCCGAGCAGTTCCGCACCATTCTCGACGATCTGGTCCGTCACGCCCGCAACAGCGGCACCGCCATCGGCGAGTATCTGGCGGATGTGATGGAGGATCTGCCGCGCAAACTCCAGGAAGCAGGGGAATGGGGGCTGAAGGCGGTCAGTGAAAGCGCCCGGGTGGCCGGTTCCCAATTGGCAGCCATCGCCAGCGGCTTCCTTGCCGGTATCGCCGATGCCCTGGACCGTCAGGCCAAGCGCTTGGGTGGAGAAGACGAGCGCCGTCACAAGAGCTGA
- a CDS encoding glycosyltransferase produces the protein MPWFEGAAALAAALWIVVLLLPWQSWRNREVLEPQPGEAADTAGLTVLIPARNEAAVIARTLAALADQAPGLRVVVVDDGSDDGTAEVARGVAGLRLTVVPGAPLPSGWSGKLWALEQGLRRIETPDVLLLDADIELKPGMLAALLAKQAEGWDLVSIMALLRTRSRWEKLLMPAFVYFFKFIYPFALASSPRVSWVAAAAGGCILVRTEALRRCGAFASLRDALIDDCTLATRVKALGYRTWIGLSHGVVSQRSYDDLETIWNMVARTAYTQLGYSPLLLGICTLMLGWMFLVPVLAATVPETRLWGMAAWGAMTLSFLPTVRFYRLSLLWALPLPAIASLYLAMTWSSAWRYWHGIRSRWKGRVYD, from the coding sequence ATGCCTTGGTTCGAGGGCGCCGCAGCTTTGGCTGCGGCGCTTTGGATTGTAGTGCTGCTGCTTCCCTGGCAGTCGTGGCGCAACCGGGAGGTGCTGGAACCGCAGCCGGGGGAGGCGGCCGATACGGCTGGTCTGACGGTGCTCATTCCCGCCCGCAACGAAGCTGCAGTCATCGCCCGAACGCTGGCGGCGCTGGCGGATCAGGCCCCGGGCCTTCGGGTCGTGGTGGTGGACGACGGCTCCGACGACGGCACCGCCGAGGTTGCCCGCGGGGTGGCGGGACTGCGTTTGACCGTGGTGCCAGGCGCGCCTTTGCCATCGGGATGGAGCGGCAAGCTCTGGGCCTTGGAGCAGGGCCTGCGGCGCATCGAAACCCCGGACGTGTTGCTGCTCGACGCCGATATCGAACTCAAGCCCGGCATGCTGGCGGCGTTGCTGGCCAAACAGGCGGAAGGCTGGGATCTGGTCTCCATCATGGCTCTGCTGCGCACCCGGTCCCGATGGGAAAAGCTGCTGATGCCGGCGTTCGTCTATTTTTTCAAGTTCATCTATCCCTTCGCCCTGGCCAGTTCCCCCCGGGTTTCCTGGGTCGCCGCCGCCGCCGGCGGCTGCATTCTGGTCCGTACCGAAGCCCTGCGGCGCTGTGGCGCTTTCGCCAGTCTTCGGGACGCCCTCATCGACGACTGCACCCTGGCGACCCGGGTCAAGGCGCTGGGCTACCGCACCTGGATCGGCCTGTCCCACGGCGTGGTCAGCCAGCGGTCTTACGACGATCTGGAGACGATCTGGAACATGGTGGCGCGTACTGCTTATACCCAGTTGGGTTATTCGCCGCTGTTACTGGGAATTTGCACCCTGATGCTGGGGTGGATGTTCCTGGTGCCGGTATTGGCGGCCACCGTTCCTGAAACCCGCCTGTGGGGGATGGCGGCCTGGGGGGCGATGACGCTTTCCTTTCTGCCTACGGTGCGTTTCTACCGGCTGTCACTCCTGTGGGCGTTGCCGCTACCGGCGATCGCTTCGCTCTATCTGGCGATGACCTGGAGCTCCGCCTGGCGCTATTGGCATGGCATCCGCAGCCGCTGGAAGGGGCGGGTGTACGATTAG
- a CDS encoding ABC1 kinase family protein — translation MWLEAVTAVHDLGRLYDLSIILIRYGFAGAVRRLGLAHVFEQAGRALHWKGVEELVSLDTPQRIRRALEEMGPTFIKLGQVLATRVDLFPPDWIAEFEKLQDQVPPLPFEQLRPQLEEDLGAPVEEVFAEFEYQSLAAASIAQVHRARLYSGERVIVKIRRPGIEEIVEADLRLVERLARIAEREIKELRRYRPVEIVHQFASSLRREMDLENEARNAERMAGNFARDPWIVIPKMYWQWCCERLNVQEYIEGIPARKLQLAEAAGLNRKILARRGCDAVLKMILIDGFFHADPHPGNLIFLPGNRIAFIDFGMVGRLSETRRYQIVDMLAAVIDRDARTAVNVLLDWAGDVHVDVDALTADVDIFIDTYHGLPLKQLKIANILTDLTNLMRSYDLVLPPDLALLFKALLTLDGMGRQVDPDFDLIAAATPHVRRALLNRYRPDVVLRRGWRTTADMLDVVQALPNDLRQLIKALKTGSLRFNVDVNQLDYFGWIIDRAASRLAVGMVTSSLIIGSAIVMTVPGGPTLWGLPLLGVLGFAGAGIGGVWLLISIWRGGHLPHGEED, via the coding sequence ATGTGGCTGGAGGCCGTCACCGCGGTCCATGACCTGGGGCGTCTGTATGATCTGAGCATCATCCTGATCCGCTATGGGTTTGCCGGGGCCGTGCGCCGGCTCGGATTGGCGCACGTGTTCGAACAGGCGGGCAGGGCGCTCCATTGGAAAGGGGTGGAGGAGCTGGTCTCGCTCGATACCCCCCAGCGTATCCGCCGGGCCCTGGAGGAAATGGGGCCGACTTTCATCAAGCTGGGACAGGTTCTCGCCACCCGCGTCGATCTGTTTCCGCCGGACTGGATCGCTGAATTCGAGAAGCTCCAGGACCAGGTGCCGCCGCTGCCCTTCGAACAGCTGCGTCCGCAGCTGGAAGAAGACCTCGGCGCGCCGGTAGAGGAAGTCTTCGCCGAATTCGAATACCAGTCCCTGGCCGCCGCCTCCATCGCTCAGGTACACCGGGCACGGCTCTACAGCGGCGAACGGGTCATCGTCAAGATCCGCCGCCCCGGCATCGAGGAAATCGTCGAGGCCGACCTGCGCCTGGTCGAGCGCCTGGCGCGCATCGCCGAACGCGAGATCAAGGAGCTGCGGCGCTATCGGCCGGTGGAGATCGTCCACCAGTTCGCCTCCTCCCTGCGCCGGGAGATGGACCTGGAGAACGAGGCCCGCAACGCCGAGCGTATGGCCGGCAACTTCGCCCGCGACCCCTGGATTGTGATCCCGAAGATGTACTGGCAGTGGTGCTGCGAGCGTCTCAACGTGCAGGAGTACATCGAGGGGATTCCAGCACGCAAACTGCAGCTGGCCGAGGCCGCCGGACTCAACCGCAAGATCTTGGCCCGGCGCGGTTGCGATGCAGTGTTGAAGATGATTCTCATCGACGGTTTCTTCCATGCCGATCCCCATCCCGGCAATCTGATCTTCCTGCCCGGCAACCGCATCGCCTTCATCGACTTCGGCATGGTCGGGCGACTGTCGGAGACGCGCCGTTACCAGATCGTGGACATGCTGGCGGCGGTGATCGACCGTGACGCCCGCACCGCGGTCAACGTGTTGCTCGACTGGGCCGGTGACGTCCACGTGGACGTGGACGCTCTGACCGCCGACGTGGACATTTTCATCGACACTTACCACGGTCTGCCCCTCAAGCAGCTCAAGATCGCCAACATCCTCACCGATCTCACCAATCTGATGCGCAGCTACGATCTGGTGCTACCGCCCGATCTGGCCTTGCTGTTCAAGGCGCTGCTCACCCTCGACGGCATGGGGCGCCAGGTGGATCCGGATTTCGATCTCATCGCCGCCGCCACCCCCCACGTGCGCCGGGCCCTGCTCAATCGCTACCGGCCCGACGTCGTCCTCAGACGTGGCTGGCGCACCACCGCCGACATGCTCGACGTCGTCCAGGCGCTGCCCAACGACCTGCGCCAGCTCATCAAGGCCCTCAAGACCGGCTCGTTGCGTTTCAACGTCGATGTCAACCAGCTCGACTACTTCGGTTGGATCATCGACCGCGCCGCCAGCCGGCTGGCCGTGGGCATGGTGACCTCGTCGCTGATCATCGGCTCGGCCATCGTCATGACCGTTCCCGGCGGTCCGACCCTGTGGGGGCTGCCGCTGCTCGGCGTGCTGGGATTCGCCGGCGCTGGCATCGGCGGGGTGTGGCTGCTGATTTCGATCTGGCGGGGAGGGCATTTGCCCCATGGAGAGGAAGATTGA
- the dxs gene encoding 1-deoxy-D-xylulose-5-phosphate synthase: MIDLKNYPLLSRINSPDDLRQLSEAELTQLAEEVRHFLLESVSRSGGHLAAGLGTVELTIALHYVYNTPHDRLVWDVGHQAYPHKILTGRRDRLPTIRKHGGLTPFPKRSESPYDAFGVGHSSTSISAALGMAIAASLEGRDQRAVAIIGDGGLTGGMAFEALNHAGALDANLLVILNDNEMSISPNVGAMTNYLAKILSSKLYTTVRQGSKQILSRVPEVWELARRAEEHVKGMVAPGTLFEELGFNYIGPIDGHDLDTLITTLRNIRELKGPQFLHVITKKGKGYLPAERDPVTYHGVSPFDPSKDRMTKAPSKGLSYTQVFSRWLCDAAEREPKLVGITPAMREGSGLVEFSDRFPERYFDVGIAEQHAVTVAAGMACEGLKPVVAIYSTFLQRGYDQLIHDVALQNLPVVFAIDRAGLVGPDGPTHAGAYDLSFLRCIPNMIVMAPADENECYQMLNTALASRRPAAVRYPRGTGPGARLQRDATTLPLGKGEIRRHGKRVAILAFGAMVAPALEAAERLDATVANMRFVKPLDEDLVAELARSHDYLVTIEENAVMGGAGSAVNECLVAHGLPLPVLNLGLPDRYVEHGSREELLSEVELDADGIRRNIEHFLQQHDKLKVIA, translated from the coding sequence ATGATCGATCTCAAGAACTATCCCCTGCTCAGCCGCATCAATTCTCCCGACGACCTGCGCCAGCTCAGCGAAGCCGAGTTGACGCAGCTGGCCGAGGAAGTACGCCATTTTCTGCTGGAGAGCGTGAGCCGCTCCGGCGGCCATCTCGCCGCCGGTCTGGGCACGGTGGAACTGACCATCGCCCTCCATTACGTTTACAACACCCCCCACGACCGCCTGGTCTGGGACGTGGGCCATCAGGCCTATCCCCACAAGATCCTCACCGGCCGCCGTGACCGTCTGCCCACCATCCGTAAACACGGCGGTCTGACGCCGTTCCCCAAACGCAGCGAAAGTCCCTACGACGCTTTCGGCGTGGGCCACTCGAGCACCTCCATCTCCGCCGCCCTGGGGATGGCCATCGCTGCTTCCCTGGAAGGTCGCGACCAGCGCGCGGTGGCGATCATCGGCGACGGCGGACTCACCGGCGGCATGGCCTTCGAGGCCCTCAACCACGCCGGCGCCCTGGACGCCAACCTGCTGGTGATCCTCAACGACAACGAAATGTCCATCTCCCCCAATGTCGGGGCGATGACCAACTACCTGGCCAAGATCCTGTCGAGCAAGCTCTACACCACCGTGCGCCAGGGCAGCAAGCAGATCCTGTCGCGGGTGCCGGAGGTATGGGAGCTGGCCCGCCGCGCCGAGGAGCACGTCAAGGGCATGGTGGCGCCGGGCACCCTGTTCGAGGAACTGGGTTTCAACTACATCGGCCCTATCGATGGCCACGATCTGGACACCCTGATCACGACCCTGCGCAACATCCGTGAATTGAAGGGGCCGCAGTTCCTCCACGTCATCACCAAAAAGGGCAAAGGCTATCTGCCGGCCGAGCGCGATCCGGTGACCTACCACGGCGTCTCTCCCTTCGATCCGTCCAAGGACCGCATGACCAAGGCGCCCAGCAAGGGACTGAGCTACACCCAGGTGTTCAGCCGCTGGCTGTGCGACGCCGCCGAGCGTGAACCCAAGCTGGTCGGCATCACCCCGGCGATGCGCGAAGGCTCGGGGCTGGTGGAATTTTCCGACCGCTTCCCCGAACGCTATTTCGACGTCGGCATCGCCGAACAGCACGCCGTCACCGTGGCCGCGGGCATGGCCTGCGAGGGGCTGAAACCGGTGGTGGCGATCTATTCCACCTTCCTGCAACGCGGTTACGATCAGCTGATCCACGACGTGGCGCTGCAGAACCTGCCGGTGGTGTTCGCCATCGACCGCGCCGGCCTGGTCGGTCCCGACGGCCCTACCCACGCCGGCGCCTACGATCTCAGCTTCCTGCGCTGCATTCCCAACATGATCGTCATGGCCCCGGCGGACGAGAACGAATGCTATCAGATGCTCAACACCGCCCTCGCCTCGAGGCGGCCGGCAGCGGTACGCTACCCCCGCGGCACCGGTCCCGGCGCCCGCCTGCAGCGAGACGCCACCACCCTGCCGCTGGGCAAGGGGGAAATCCGCCGCCACGGCAAACGGGTGGCCATCCTTGCCTTTGGCGCCATGGTGGCGCCTGCCTTGGAAGCGGCAGAACGCCTCGACGCCACCGTCGCCAACATGCGCTTCGTCAAGCCGCTGGATGAAGACCTGGTGGCGGAGCTGGCCCGCAGCCACGACTATCTGGTCACGATAGAGGAAAACGCCGTCATGGGCGGCGCCGGCAGCGCCGTCAACGAATGCCTGGTGGCCCATGGCCTGCCGCTGCCGGTGCTCAATCTGGGCCTGCCGGACCGCTACGTCGAGCACGGCAGCCGCGAGGAGCTGCTCAGCGAAGTGGAACTGGACGCCGACGGCATCCGCCGCAACATCGAACATTTCCTCCAACAACACGACAAGCTCAAGGTCATCGCATGA
- the shc gene encoding squalene--hopene cyclase — MTQLSALQQRQAALDTARDLLDQAITRARDALIADQHPEGYWLYEFEADCTIPSEYILMMHHMDEVDEILQARLANYIRARQQADGSWPLYTGGRGDISCSVKAYYALKLAGDSPDAPHMRKARDFILSQGGAAKANVFTRIMLAMFRQIPWRGVPFIPVEIMLFPKWFPFHLDKVSYWSRTVMVPLFILCSLKVEARNPKNVHIRELFVTPPEQEKGYFSHVKTPIGKFILVLERIGLRLEPFIPFRIRQRALEKALAWSLERANGEDGLGGIFPAMVNLYEAMDAMGIPPEDPRRQTAKKALQKLLIHRDHESYCQPCLSPVWDTGLAIQALQEVAEGEDHEPTREAIDKALDWLVGKQLRDEPGDWRVRRPHLEGGGWAFQFNNAYYPDVDDTAVVAHALLKSDRPHHREAAWRAARWIAGMQSKNGGYGAFDPDNTYYYLNHIPFADHGALLDPPEADVSARCVMLLAELADEVPYFAQVRDKCLAFLWNEQEDDGSWFGRWGTNYIYGTWSVLMGIEECGIPKDDPRIRKAVAWLKSVQRQDGGWGESNDSYEDRNDPAIRGRFHTSMACHTAWALLALMAAGETDTEAVRRGIEFLLRNQQENGLWRDEYFNAPGFPRVFYLKYYGYDRFFPLWALARYRNETAGRC; from the coding sequence ATGACCCAGCTCTCCGCATTACAACAACGCCAAGCCGCGCTTGACACTGCCCGGGACCTGCTGGATCAGGCGATCACCCGGGCCCGCGACGCCCTGATTGCCGACCAGCATCCGGAAGGGTACTGGCTGTACGAGTTCGAAGCCGATTGCACCATCCCGTCCGAGTACATCCTGATGATGCACCACATGGACGAGGTGGACGAGATCCTGCAGGCCAGACTGGCCAACTACATCCGTGCCCGCCAGCAGGCTGACGGCAGCTGGCCCCTTTACACCGGCGGCCGTGGCGACATCAGCTGTTCGGTCAAGGCCTATTACGCCCTCAAGCTGGCCGGCGACTCCCCCGACGCCCCCCACATGCGCAAAGCGCGCGACTTCATTCTCTCGCAAGGGGGAGCCGCCAAGGCCAACGTCTTCACCCGCATCATGCTGGCCATGTTCCGGCAGATCCCCTGGCGGGGAGTGCCCTTCATCCCGGTGGAGATCATGCTGTTCCCCAAGTGGTTCCCGTTCCACCTGGACAAGGTTTCCTACTGGTCGCGCACCGTGATGGTGCCGCTGTTCATTCTCTGCTCCCTGAAAGTCGAGGCCAGAAATCCCAAAAACGTTCACATCCGTGAGCTGTTCGTCACCCCGCCGGAGCAGGAGAAAGGTTACTTCTCCCACGTCAAAACGCCCATCGGCAAATTCATCCTGGTGTTGGAACGCATCGGCCTGAGACTGGAGCCCTTCATCCCCTTCCGCATCCGCCAGCGGGCCTTGGAAAAAGCTCTGGCCTGGAGCCTGGAACGGGCCAACGGCGAGGACGGCCTCGGCGGCATCTTTCCGGCGATGGTCAATCTTTACGAGGCCATGGACGCCATGGGCATCCCGCCGGAGGATCCGCGCCGCCAGACCGCCAAGAAGGCCCTGCAGAAACTGCTGATCCACCGCGATCACGAATCCTACTGTCAACCGTGTCTGTCTCCGGTCTGGGATACCGGTCTGGCGATCCAGGCCCTGCAGGAAGTCGCGGAGGGCGAGGACCACGAACCGACCCGTGAAGCCATCGACAAGGCCTTGGACTGGCTGGTCGGCAAACAGCTGCGGGACGAACCGGGCGACTGGCGCGTGCGCCGCCCGCATCTGGAAGGCGGCGGCTGGGCCTTCCAATTCAACAACGCCTACTATCCGGACGTGGACGACACCGCCGTGGTCGCCCACGCGCTGCTGAAAAGCGACCGGCCCCACCACCGGGAGGCGGCCTGGCGAGCGGCCCGCTGGATCGCCGGCATGCAGTCGAAAAACGGCGGTTACGGGGCCTTCGACCCGGACAATACTTACTACTATCTCAATCACATCCCCTTCGCAGACCACGGCGCCCTCCTCGACCCACCGGAGGCCGACGTCAGCGCCCGCTGCGTCATGCTGCTGGCGGAGCTGGCCGACGAGGTTCCCTATTTCGCCCAGGTACGCGACAAGTGCCTGGCGTTCCTTTGGAACGAGCAGGAGGATGACGGCAGCTGGTTCGGCCGTTGGGGCACCAACTACATCTACGGCACCTGGTCGGTCCTGATGGGGATCGAGGAATGCGGCATCCCCAAGGACGATCCCCGCATCCGCAAGGCGGTCGCCTGGCTCAAGTCGGTCCAGCGTCAAGACGGCGGCTGGGGCGAGAGCAACGACAGCTACGAGGACCGCAACGATCCTGCCATCCGGGGCCGCTTCCACACCAGCATGGCTTGCCACACGGCTTGGGCCTTGTTGGCGTTGATGGCCGCCGGCGAGACGGACACCGAGGCGGTCCGCCGCGGAATCGAATTTCTGCTGCGTAACCAGCAGGAAAACGGCCTCTGGCGCGACGAGTACTTCAACGCCCCCGGCTTCCCGCGGGTGTTCTACCTGAAGTATTACGGTTACGATCGTTTCTTCCCACTGTGGGCCTTGGCCCGCTACCGTAACGAAACCGCGGGCAGGTGCTAG